In the Topomyia yanbarensis strain Yona2022 chromosome 3, ASM3024719v1, whole genome shotgun sequence genome, one interval contains:
- the LOC131688579 gene encoding enolase-binding protein-like, with the protein MILRLQSIAIVAILLVTLGEHSIVCESVFEGSQQEVNITSFLSQICDNKFSLMTAMVKSFSGEHIDRNLEHLCAEGVHGLLIWITADNFDKLSEIDTNLKYIGRTTTADVFSGYCVYDPNNRTCTNEHAESKNSVMILGEKYPERYELRDIVYKKWTNSTVLGSPVLAYATLKNRDSSYKYIDQDISYLSDTRIDHRLPETVTAGLPLSVYRGKIEAYKAISGETYYSRSFQTINAVRYMSPFTLINVTVIGTEEKAYREFRAKLVTVYTDEGAYGWSRVLTSVEGASVETSLTETRVQYSAVTNLNDESQRPNGPELKPDNPHTDHRYPGQPIMAKAENINIHINELEMGQVYPGFRPYGIGAAIILFSVLGIAVLDMTRRIIRERRARRLHQGKYRHVNAS; encoded by the exons ATGATTCTAAGATTACAATCTATTGCGATAGTAGCAATTCTTCTGGTGACACTCGGAGAGCACTCTATCGTTTGCGAAAGTGTGTTCGAAGGAAGTCAACAAGAAGTTAATATAACG TCATTTTTGTCGCAAATTTGCGATAACAAATTTTCTCTGATGACTGCCATGGTGAAATCGTTCAGTGGAGAACATATCGACCGAAATTTGGAACATCTTTGCGCGGAGGGCGTTCACGGATTGTTGATCTGGATTACAGCGGATAATTTTGATAAACTATCAGAAATTGATACGAACCTCAAATATATCGGACGGACAACTACCGCGGACGTCTTTTCAGGATACTGTGTGTACGATCCGAACAACAGAACATGCACTAACGAGCATGCGGAGTCA AAAAATTCCGTGATGATTCTCGGCGAAAAATATCCCGAACGATACGAACTGCGCGATATAGTGTATAAGAAGTGGACCAACTCAACGGTATTGGGTTCCCCGGTGCTTGCCTACGCCACGTTAAAAAACCGCGATTCATCGTACAAGTACATCGATCAGGACATTTCCTATCTTTCTGATACCCGCATCGATCATCGTCTACCAGAGACGGTGACTGCCGGACTGCCACTATCAGTTTACCGAGGCAAAATCGAAGCGTACAAAGCCATATCCGGCGAGACGTACTACAGCAGATCCTTCCAG accATCAACGCAGTCCGATACATGAGTCCCTTCACACTAATCAACGTCACCGTGATCGGCACCGAAGAAAAAGCCTATCGTGAGTTCCGAGCCAAATTGGTCACAGTGTACACCGATGAGGGAGCCTACGGTTGGTCTCGAGTGCTAACGTCAGTTGAAGGCGCG TCTGTAGAAACATCCCTCACTGAGACGCGGGTCCAATACAGCGCGGTGACAAACTTGAATGACGAATCCCAAAGGCCCAATGGACCGGAATTGAAACCGGACAATCCGCACACCGATCATCGATATCCGGGTCAACCGATAATGGCGAAAGCGGAGAACATTAACATTCACATCAACGAATTAGAGATGGGTCAAGTTTACCCCGGATTCCGGCCGTATGGCATTGGTGCTGCGATAATCCTCTTTTCGGTACTGGGAATTGCCGTGCTGGATATGACTCGCCGAATTATCAGGGAACGTCGTGCCAGAAGGTTGCATCAGGGAAAGTATAGGCACGTCAACGCTAGCTAA
- the LOC131688574 gene encoding uncharacterized protein LOC131688574, which produces MPNTDPNLKTPEQGKSSDCVCCAHPESADDCVQCDRCDGWWHMSCAQVTSSVADRPWTCRHCLPVSVCTPTSSAKAARMKMQRLKEQQELEQRHLAEKHQLEEELEETASNRSRISHRTSQDRVKQWQQQCMEQGASAHGQQMDQPTGGAAASPAMQLCDREPTLGQVVNPSEPGLVTRDQQQYTGAMPKTPKNPQLEFSVLPAVQPPVPPAAPTCGNSFDPHQSGLIVRDQQQYTGAIPKAHRSQRGEFPVPPVVSTLGNLFDPQQSGLTVCDQQQYTGAITQRQQVAGSRGKVQPPVAPTCGNSFNPHQSGLIVRDQQLYTGAIPKAHRSQQGEFLVPPVVTTLGNLFDPQQPGLTVCDQQQYTGAITQRQQVAGSRGKVQPPVPPVAHQGKPLNYPPTSVPLPSNYGCSLQHIMKQFGTLAASATVPSNNMNTVFPSTGSNVGLAPQANPSIHSGLVSATAGPPIVGHTPLANGTVFPNMELSNVGPMPHVNPSLSTGIVPPPPGLPVVEQYTPSPSQLAARQVMSRDLPSFSGNPVDWPIFISSFMNSSLACGYNSAENLSRLQRCLKGHAYESVKSRLLLPESVPQVIDTLRLLYGRPGLLIGALLQKVRSVQAPKAEKLETIIDFGMAVRSLCDHLEAAGQQEHLSNPTLLMELVEKLPVHTKMQWADYIQQHPVVNLKAFGDFMLKVVTAVCSVSNYTGESNSSQQKPRHKGAVNTHSNEAESVREVVSEKDRACICCKKSGHRLAECTAFKAYTVDSRWNFVRDKGLCRSCLNAHGKRSCRNATLCVIDGCTYRHHALLHSNRSNANQRPTQELSIVQNHTHRQGKQTFLFRIIPVVLRGPRATIETFAFLDDGSDLSLIENSLVEQLGIDGRKTPLCMKWTGNVTRVESESKQVRVFIRGANSNKQFTINDVRTVNELTLPEQNLDYDKLARHYRHLQGLPIASYTKAIPRLLIGVNNANLTVPLQAREGKRTEPIAVKTRLGWCIFGGGESRDTHSLNYHACECAGTGDQELHNAVKDYFSMEDAGVQPPVVLESVEDTRAREIMERTTIRVGEQFQTGLLWRYDEIEFPDSYNMAVKRFECLERRMLRDPELAANLKKQIAEYQLKGYAHRATQKELALADPKRVWYLPLGVVTNPRKPGKVRLIWDAAAKVDGISLNSMLLKGPDQLSSLPGVLLRFRQYKVGVSADIREMFHQLLICEPDRHSQRFLFRSDPSRPVETYIMDVATFGSTCSPASAQYAKNKNAEEFVARSPRAVEGIQRNHYVDDYLDSFESVDEAERVSRAVGAIHQKGGFHLRNWLSNSAEVLRGLNEEATNASKNLCLSTTDGDRVLGMLWQTTDDELRFSMNLKEEIQRVLNEDERPTKRQILKCLMGIFDPLGLLSVYLVHGKILLQDVWRAGLQWDERVPEEIFERWARWTALFPKIRDLRIPRCYFEEATEQTYKRLQLHVFVDASEVAFSAVAYFRVIDIEGKAECSLVAARTKVAPLKPLSIPRLELQAAVLGSRLMSFVQENHSVKVKQRFLWSDSATVLAWLRADHRRYKQYVACRVGELLSTTDVAEWRWVPSKSNPADAATKWGKNSCPKECDEWFKGPKFLRLSEDNWPEQVKTSTAPEEELRPCLVIQGATIPECVVDFARFSRWRRLLGAVAYVHRFIDNCQRRRRNEKPELLHLSQDELRKAKSTIIRMVQWQEFPAEMASLTRGQTELPKTSRLYQTTPTMDEHGVLRVDGRIGAAPHAAFDARFPAILPRKHHVTKLVVHDFHRACRHGNSETVVNEVRQYYNISRLRTVVKQVAAACQWCKVAKANPKVPRMAPLPVARLSSFCRPFTYTGIDFFRPFLVKVGRSAAKRWICLSTCLTTRAVHVEVAHSLSTPSCVKCIRRFVCRRGAPAEIYTDNGTNFQGAKRLLQEEIENELAATFTNEDTKWNFIPPGAPHMGGAWERMVRSVKSAMEAAYKNDRKLDDEGLETLVVEAEGIVNSRPLTYLPLDAAEGEALTPNHFLLGSSKGVRQPAVNISDPAYAVKSSWNLIQHQLDIFWKRWVQEYLPMLTKRMKWFGEVTPVAVGDLVLVVDDTRRNGWLRGRVKEVATAEDGRVRQAVVQTARGLLRRPVSKLAVLEVEPDGKTGTGDQCYGGEDVTASTASQCGHGLTMRTQPL; this is translated from the coding sequence ATGCCAAATACGGATCCCAACCTCAAAACGCCCGAGCAGGGAAAATCATCGGATTGTGTTTGCTGCGCCCATCCGGAATCGGCCGATGATTGCGTTCAATGCGACCGATGCGATGGTTGGTGGCACATGTCATGTGCTCAAGTCACATCGTCTGTTGCAGACCGGCCGTGGACATGTAGGCATTGTTTGCCGGTGAGTGTGTGCACTCCCACTTCCAGCGCAAAGGCGGCACGGATGAAGATGCAGCGACTGAAAGAGCAGCAGGAATTAGAGCAACGTCATCTAGCAGAGAAACACCAGCTGGAGGAGGAGTTGGAAGAAACGGCTAGTAATAGGAGCCGGATCAGTCACAGGACGAGCCAGGATAGAGTAAAGCAGTGGCAACAGCAGTGCATGGAACAGGGTGCAAGCGCGCATGGTCAGCAGATGGATCAACCGACAGGCGGGGCAGCAGCTTCCCCGGCCATGCAATTATGCGATCGAGAACCAACGTTGGGACAGGTGGTTAACCCATCGGAACCAGGTCTGGTTACTCGAGATCAGCAGCAGTATACCGGCGCGATGCCGAAAACACCTAAGAACCCACAATTGGAATTCTCCGTGCTCCCCGCAGTCCAGCCCCCAGTTCCCCCCGCAGCACCAACGTGTGGAAATTCGTTCGACCCTCACCAATCGGGTCTCATCGTTCGGGATCAGCAGCAGTATACCGGCGCGATCCCAAAGGCACATCGGAGTCAACGGGGTGAATTTCCCGTGCCCCCCGTAGTATCAACACTGGGCAATTTGTTCGACCCTCAACAATCGGGTCTCACCGTTTGTGATCAGCAGCAGTATACCGGCGCGATCACTCAGAGACAGCAGGTAGCAGGTTCGAGAGGTAAAGTCCAGCCCCCCGTAGCGCCAACGTGTGGAAATTCGTTCAACCCTCACCAATCGGGTCTCATCGTTCGGGATCAGCAGCTGTATACCGGCGCGATCCCAAAGGCACATCGGAGTCAACAGGGTGAATTCCTCGTGCCCCCCGTAGTAACAACCCTGGGCAATTTGTTCGACCCTCAACAACCGGGTCTCACCGTTTGTGATCAGCAGCAGTATACCGGCGCGATCACTCAGAGACAGCAGGTAGCAGGTTCGAGAGGTAAAGTCCAGCCCCCCGTTCCCCCCGTAGCACATCAAGGTAAGCCACTGAATTATCCACCTACTAGTGTACCATTACCATCCAACTATGGATGCTCCCTCCAACACATAatgaaacagttcggaacgtTGGCAGCCTCGGCCACGGTTCCATCGAACAACATGAATACAGTTTTTCCCTCGACGGGATCGAATGTTGGCCTTGCGCCACAGGCAAATCCAAGTATACATTCCGGATTAGTATCCGCAACTGCGGGACCGCCAATCGTAGGCCATACGCCACTGGCAAATGGGACAGTTTTTCCCAATATGGAACTGTCAAATGTTGGCCCTATGCCACACGTAAATCCGTCACTATCTACAGGCATAGTTCCCCCTCCGCCGGGACTGCCTGTCGTTGAACAatacaccccctccccctcgcaGCTAGCCGCGCGTCAAGTGATGTCCCGCGATCTACCTTCGTTCTCTGGCAATCCTGTTGATTGGCCAATCTTCATCAGTAGCTTTATGAATAGTTCGCTGGCGTGCGGTTACAATAGTGCCGAGAATCTTTCGCGTCTTCAACGTTGCCTGAAAGGGCACGCGTACGAATCTGTCAAAAGCAGGTTGCTGCTTCCGGAATCAGTGCCTCAAGTGATCGATACTCTTCGGTTGTTATACGGGCGACCCGGGTTATTAATCGGTGCATTGTTACAAAAAGTGCGCAGTGTCCAGGCACCGAAGGCGGAGAAATTGGAAACTATAATCGACTTCGGCATGGCTGTGCGCAGCCTCTGCGACCACCTGGAAGCAGCGGGACAGCAGGAACATCTCTCGAATCCTACGTTGCTGATGGAGCTGGTGGAGAAGCTACCTGTACACACCAAGATGCAGTGGGCGGACTACATACAACAGCACCCGGTAGTAAACCTCAAGGCGTTTGGAGATTTTATGCTCAAAGTCGTCACAGCCGTTTGCAGTGTGTCAAACTACACCGGCGAAAGTAACAGTAGTCAGCAGAAGCCGAGACACAAAGGAGCGGTGAACACGCATAGCAACGAAGCAGAATCCGTTCGTGAGGTAGTGAGCGAAAAGGATCGAGCGTGTATATGCTGCAAGAAATCAGGTCACCGTCTAGCAGAATGCACCGCATTTAAGGCGTATACTGTGGACAGCCGATGGAACTTCGTACGAGATAAAGGTCTTTGCCGGAGTTGTCTCAACGCACATGGGAAGAGAAGCTGCAGAAACGCGACGCTGTGCGTGATCGATGGATGTACCTACCGTCATCATGCACTGCTACATTCAAATCGATCCAATGCAAACCAGCGACCAACCCAAGAATTGTCGATTGTTCAGAACCATACACATCGGCAAGGCAAGCAGACTTTTCTTTTCCGCATAATTCCTGTCGTTCTCCGTGGGCCACGAGCGACCATTGAAACTTTCGCATTTCTGGATGATGGTTCGGACTTGTCGCTCATCGAGAACAGCCTGGTGGAGCAATTGGGTATCGACGGTCGGAAGACACCGTTGTGTATGAAGTGGACCGGAAACGTCACCAGAGTTGAATCGGAATCGAAGCAAGTGAGAGTTTTCATCAGGGGAGCCAATAGCAACAAGCAGTTCACGATCAACGACGTTCGTACTGTAAATGAGCTTACTTTACCGGAACAGAATCTAGATTACGACAAGCTGGCGCGACACTACCGCCATCTGCAAGGTCTGCCGATCGCTAGCTACACGAAAGCGATTCCCCGTCTGCTGATCGGCGTTAACAATGCGAACCTCACGGTACCGCTGCAGGCAAGAGAAGGAAAGAGAACCGAGCCTATTGCCGTGAAAACACGGTTAGGATGGTGCATATTCGGCGGTGGTGAAAGTAGGGATACGCATTCGTTGAATTATCACGCTTGTGAATGTGCCGGTACCGGCGACCAGGAGCTGCACAATGCAGTGAAAGACTATTTTTCTATGGAGGATGCCGGAGTTCAACCGCCAGTCGTGCTGGAATCTGTAGAAGACACGCGAGCTAGGGAGATTATGGAGCGGACGACTATCCGAGTAGGAGAACAATTCCAAACTGGCCTACTGTGGAGGTACGACGAAATAGAATTCCCGGACAGCTACAACATGGCGGTGAAGCGTTTCGAATGTCTGGAGCGTAGGATGCTGCGAGATCCCGAGCTGGCAGCCAATCTGAAGAAGCAAATAGCGGAGTATCAGCTGAAAGGCTATGCGCACCGTGCAACTCAGAAGGAGCTCGCACTAGCCGATCCTAAACGAGTGTGGTATTTGCCGTTAGGAGTAGTTACGAACCCCCGGAAACCGGGCAAAGTCCGCCTTATATGGGACGCGGCAGCGAAAGTAGATGGAATATCCCTAAACTCCATGCTACTAAAAGGCCCGGATCAGTTATCTTCGCTTCCCGGAGTTCTGCTGCGTTTTCGTCAGTACAAGGTGGGAGTTTCGGCAGACATCCGTGAAATGTTCCACCAGTTGTTAATCTGTGAACCGGATCGTCATTCTCAGCGCTTCTTGTTCCGGAGCGATCCATCAAGGCCTGTCGAAACGTACATTATGGACGTGGCGACCTTTGGATCCACGTGTTCGCCAGCATCAGCCCAGTATGCGAAGAACAAAAACGCCGAAGAATTCGTCGCTCGCTCTCCCCGAGCTGTCGAGGGAATCCAGAGAAACCACTACGTGGACGACTATCTGGATAGCTTCGAGAGTGTGGATGAGGCCGAAAGAGTTTCCCGCGCAGTCGGAGCAATCCATCAGAAAGGAGGATTCCACCTTAGAAATTGGTTGTCGAACAGTGCCGAAGTTCTACGCGGACTGAACGAGGAAGCTACCAACGCCAGCAAGAATCTCTGCTTGAGTACAACGGACGGCGATCGAGTGCTCGGCATGCTGTGGCAGACGACCGACGATGAGCTGCGGTTCTCGATGAATTTGAAGGAGGAAATTCAACGTGTATTAAATGAAGACGAGCGGCCAACTAAACGACAGATATTGAAGTGCTTGATGGGAATATTTGATCCACTGGGGCTTCTTAGTGTGTACCTCGTGCACGGCAAGATCCTACTTCAGGACGTGTGGCGAGCCGGACTGCAGTGGGACGAAAGGGTGCCGGAAGAAATATTCGAACGTTGGGCTAGGTGGACCGCTCTGTTCCCGAAGATAAGAGATCTGCGTATTCCGCGGTGCTACTTCGAGGAAGCGACCGAACAGACGTACAAACGATTGCAACTGCACGTATTCGTCGATGCGAGCGAAGTTGCCTTTTCTGCTGTAGCATACTTCAGAGTGATTGACATAGAAGGCAAAGCCGAATGCTCGTTAGTTGCGGCAAGAACAAAGGTCGCTCCACTGAAACCCCTCTCGATTCCCCGTTTGGAGCTTCAAGCAGCGGTATTGGGCAGCCGCTTGATGTCGTTCGTGCAGGAGAACCACAGTGTTAAAGTCAAACAGCGGTTTCTGTGGAGTGATTCCGCAACAGTGCTGGCCTGGTTACGAGCCGATCATCGTCGGTACAAGCAGTACGTTGCCTGCCGAGTAGGAGAGCTTCTTTCTACAACGGATGTAGCTGAATGGCGGTGGGTTCCCAGCAAATCGAATCCAGCGGACGCTGCCACGAAGTGGGGAAAGAACTCATGCCCGAAAGAATGCGACGAATGGTTTAAGGGACCTAAGTTTTTGCGGCTGTCCGAAGACAATTGGCCGGAGCAAGTGAAAACATCAACGGCTCCTGAAGAAGAACTACGGCCCTGCTTGGTGATCCAAGGAGCGACTATTCCGGAGTGTGTGGTGGATTTCGCCCGGTTCTCAAGGTGGAGACGACTTCTTGGAGCAGTAGCATATGTACACCGTTTCATAGACAACTGTCAGCGGAGGCGAAGAAATGAGAAGCCGGAACTACTGCATCTGAGTCAGGACGAGCTGAGAAAAGCGAAGAGCACGATAATACGGATGGTACAGTGGCAGGAGTTTCCCGCAGAAATGGCCTCGCTTACGAGAGGACAAACGGAGTTGCCTAAGACAAGCCGTTTGTATCAAACAACGCCGACAATGGATGAACACGGAGTGCTGCGCGTTGATGGACGAATTGGAGCCGCACCACATGCCGCATTCGATGCCAGGTTCCCGGCGATTCTCCCAAGAAAACACCATGTAACGAAGCTTGTGGTCCACGACTTTCATCGAGCCTGCCGGCATGGGAACTCGGAGACGGTAGTGAATGAAGTTCGGCAGTACTACAACATTTCACGGTTAAGGACGGTGGTGAAGCAAGTTGCGGCTGCATGCCAGTGGTGTAAAGTCGCGAAAGCGAACCCGAAGGTTCCTCGAATGGCACCGCTGCCTGTGGCTCGATTGTCATCGTTCTGTCGGCCGTTTACCTACACCGGCATAGACTTCTTTAGGCCGTTCTTGGTGAAAGTGGGAAGGAGCGCTGCCAAACGTTGGATCTGCCTATCCACGTGTCTCACCACACGTGCCGTCCATGTTGAGGTTGCCCATAGCCTGTCTACACCGTCGTGCGTCAAGTGTATTCGCCGTTTCGTTTGTCGGCGAGGAGCGCCAGCGGAAATCTATACCGACAATGGTACCAACTTCCAAGGTGCCAAACGTTTGCTGCAGGAAGAAATCGAAAACGAATTGGCAGCGACGTTCACAAATGAAGATACAAAGTGGAATTTCATCCCGCCAGGAGCACCTCACATGGGTGGCGCGTGGGAAAGGATGGTGCGGTCAGTTAAGTCGGCAATGGAAGCTGCTTACAAGAACGATCGAAAGCTGGACGATGAAGGACTGGAAACGTTAGTCGTCGAAGCCGAGGGTATCGTCAACAGTCGACCACTTACCTACTTACCTTTAGACGCTGCCGAAGGTGAGGCTCTAACACCAAACCACTTCCTATTAGGAAGCTCTAAGGGAGTGCGTCAGCCGGCTGTTAACATTAGTGACCCTGCCTATGCGGTGAAGAGTTCCTGGAACCTTATACAGCATCAACTGGACATATTTTGGAAGCGTTGGGTTCAGGAATACCTCCCGATGCTCACTAAGCGGATGAAGTGGTTCGGAGAAGTGACTCCCGTAGCTGTTGGAGATCTGGTCCTCGTAGTTGATGACACTCGCCGAAATGGCTGGCTACGTGGAAGAGTGAAGGAAGTTGCGACTGCCGAAGACGGACGCGTTCGGCAAGCTGTGGTTCAGACTGCGAGGGGGTTACTGCGTAGACCGGTGTCAAAATTGGCCGTGTTGGAGGTTGAGCCAGATGGTAAAACTGGGACCGGTGACCAGTGTTACGGGGGAGAGGATGTTACCGCCAGCACTGCTTCGCAGTGTGGACACGGCCTTACTATGCGAACGCAACCACTGTGA
- the LOC131688583 gene encoding protein crossbronx homolog translates to MTLDSYDKLLGTVLQEYKILAEYKRLQNEDLGGVYVIPSFENSFLWFGVIFVRSGPYKDGVFRFTLSLSDKFPNDSEVPTVIFQSETFHPLICPYNGKLELAEAFPRWKNGDNHIWQLLKFIQYVFSSFDEYMSLAEQSANNGAHELYHQCRSDFLRKVEECTRQSQKQLYDPAPVQDRNYIVFEKFEQETHGSVLDSIKQGRNNEVATPPSSGLSWVKEGVFQPLSKQVGIE, encoded by the exons ATGACTTTGGACTCGTATGATAAGCTACTGGGAACCGTCCTACAAGAGTACAAAATTTTAGCAGAATA TAAACGATTACAAAACGAGGACCTAGGTGGTGTTTACGTGATACCGTCATTTGAGAATAGTTTCT TATGGTTCGGAGTAATTTTTGTTCGCAGTGGTCCTTATAAAGATGGTGTTTTTCGATTTACTCTATCATTATCGGACAAGTTTCCCAACGATTCAGAGGTTCCG ACAGTGATATTTCAAAGCGAAACCTTCCACCCGTTGATATGTCCCTACAATGGCAAGCTGGAGCTAGCGGAAGCTTTTCCTAGATGGAAGAACGGCGACAACCACATCTGGCAGTTACTCAAGTTTATCCAGTATGTTTTCTCCAGCTTCGACGAGTACATGTCCTTGGCCGAGCAGAGTGCCAACAACGGTGCCCACGAACTGTACCACCAATGTCGGTCTGATTTCCTCCGAAAGGTGGAGGAATGCACGCGACAGAGCCAAAAGCAGCTGTATGACCCTGCCCCGGTGCAGGATCGGAACTATATAGTGTTTGAGAAGTTTGAACAGGAGACGCATGGTTCAGTGCTGGATTCAATCAAGCAGGGTCGAAACAACGAGGTCGCCACTCCGCCATCTTCCGGCCTTTCTTGGGTTAAGGAAGGTGTGTTCCAACCACTCAGCAAACAAGTGGGGATCGAATAA
- the LOC131688581 gene encoding 26S proteasome non-ATPase regulatory subunit 7, with protein sequence MPSETSTTKVVVHPLVLLSVVDHFNRMGKIGNQKRVVGVLLGCWKAKGVLDVSNSFAVPFDEDDKDKSVWFLDHDYLENMYGMFKKVNARERVVGWYHTGPKLCQNDIAINELIRRYCPNSVLVIIDAKPKDLGLPTESYIAVEEVHDDGTPTSKTFEHVPSEIGAEEAEEVGVEHLLRDIKDTTVGSLSQKITNQLLGLKGLNAQLRDIKNYLLKVGNGQLPINHPIVYQLQDILNLLPDIAQESFTDTLYVKTNDQMLVVYLASLVRSIIALHNLINNKLTNRDAEEGKKSDDSKDKKDGKDKSEKDGDKDKKKDDKDKKEDSKSDKTKDDKKK encoded by the exons ATGCCATCAGAAACTAGCACAACAAAGGTGGTTGTGCATCCACTGGTGCTACTCAGCGTCGTGGATCACTTCAATCGAATGGGCAAAATCGGTAATCAGAAGCGAGTTGTTGGTGTATTGCTCGGATGCTGGAAAGCTAAGGGCGTTCTGGATGTCTCCAACAGTTTCGCCG TACCCTTCGATGAGGATGACAAGGACAAATCGGTTTGGTTTTTAGACCACGACTATCTGGAAAACATGTACGGTATGTTCAAAAAGGTCAATGCCCGGGAGCGTGTGGTCGGTTGGTACCATACAGGACCGAAACTATGCCAGAATGATATCGCTATCAACGAGCTGATTCGGCGGTATTGTCCCAATTCTGTGCTGGTCATCATCGACGCTAAGCCTAAAGATCTGGGTTTACCCACCGAATCGTACATTGCCGTTGAGGAGGTGCATGACGATGGCACTCCGACATCGAAAACGTTTGAGCACGTGCCTAGCGAAATCGGTGCTGAAGAGGCGGAAGAAGTCGGCGTCGAGCATCTACTGCGGGACATTAAGGACACGACGGTTGGTAGTCTGTCGCAGAAGATCACCAATCAGCTGTTAGGACTGAAAGGATTGAACGCGCAACTGCGGGATATCAAAAACTATTTGCTTAAGGTGGGCAACGGACAACTTCCGATCAATCACCCGATTGTATACCAGCTGCAGGACATTCTGAACCTTCTACCAGATATCGCCCAGGAGTCGTTTACCGACACGTTGTATGTTAAAACGAATGATCAGATGCTGGTGGTGTATTTGGCTTCGCTTGTCCGGTCCATCATAGCCCTACATAATTTAATCAATAATAAACTTACTAACCGTGACGCCGAGGAGGGCAAAAAGAGTGATGACTCGAAGGATAAAAAGGATGGGAAAGACAAAAGCGAGAAAGATGGTGATAAAGACAAAAAGAAGGATGACAAGGATAAGAAGGAAGATAGTAAGAGCGATAAAACGAAGGATGATAAGAAGAAATAA